Below is a window of Agathobacter rectalis ATCC 33656 DNA.
ATATACTTTGCCATGTAAAAATCCTCCAACCAATTATTCGGTACCTAAATACTACTATTATTATAGCATGATATTTAAGCTATTTCCATAAAATCAGTACTCACAGACTTCGATTTCAAGCATATGTCCTAAAACCTTTAACTCATCTGAACAATCTCCGTAAATCACCACAAAATGAGGCTCCCAACCATCCTTTACACTTTGATTTACAATATCATAGCTATTTTTGTCTGTCCTGACTACAATTGATGTTCCGCAAAACTGCTTAGGCTTGTCGAGAGCACTTCCTGTTGTGACAAAAAATCTAAAGCTTCCATCTGCTTTTTGTCCTACTCTGAACACTGTGACTTTGTCAGCCGCCTTACAGCCAAAGTCCATTACAGGGCCAATCTTTCTGTTCGGATGCACTCCGATTGTTGCACCTGTGTCCTCTCTTGCGATAGAGCATGCAGCTGTTCCGCAATGCCAGAATGTAATTGTATTTTCACTCTCATCAAGAGACACCGGATCTCCGAAAAATACAGCCTGCTCAGATAATTTCATTCCCATATACATAGAGAGTGCTCCATATGTATCAGCCTCGCAGCTTGCAGCAACCCCCATATCATTTAGCATAGCAAGCACGCCACAAACAGGTGTTCCAAACGCGGTAAAGAAATCAGGCCAACATCTTGAAGAAAGTGCTCCAATATTATTTTCATCTACATACTCCTTATAGGCCTTGCACAGTCTCGCAAAATCCTTTCGATTATTGTCAGGAGTCTTGTCAAGACCAACAGTACACTTAGTCATTTTATCGAGATATTCACTGCACTCATCATCAGTATATCCCTTTGCCATATCAATAAGCTCTCTCACCTCAATTGACTCAAGTGTTGCTCCGAATACCTTTTGCATGTCAGCATCCATTGCACGTCCAAATCCAAATCCCTGAGGTGTATGTCCGACTGAGGCAATCCTTAGATTTTTAAGCTCATTTTTAAGCCATGCTGCACGAATACAGGCACTAATTGTTTTCTTTGTCCTCTCCTCCTGTGGAGCTCCAAAGATATATTCAAAGTTACCATCCCTAAACGCAGCCAGTGCATTTCCTGCCGAATATGCTCCCGTCAATGAATTTAATCTCAACCGGCCTCCATCTATAACCGGCTCACGAAGTGTCCAAAGCAATACCGGACACGAAAATCTTTTAAGAACCTCACTCGCATAAGCTGCATTTGCAAAGGTTATATTCTGTAAAATTATCAGGGATGGCTCTATTGTATCAAGAAAATTAGTTAAATCCTGAATTGATAAAAGCATTTTATCCGGTACAATTGCAGCATCCGTTATTGTATTTAATAAGTCTATTGATTTTTCAAATTCCTTCTGTGCGCTCTCCAAATGAAATGTCGGAACCCCGACCGGCACATATGCCACCTGAAATTTTGTCATATATTTTACCTCCAATAAAATTTTCAAAAACTACTTAACCATAAGCAGTATTCCTGATATAAAAAGTAATATGTAGGTGAGCTTCATAAATATTTCCTGGCTCATCCTCTTTACAAGCACTGAGCCTGCTGCCATTCCCGCTATCAAAAACGGAATCGATATGCATTGAGTCATAACAAGCCCTGCATTCCACATTCCCGCGCATATATCCTGAACAAGTATCATCGAATTTAATATAATCCAAACAGTAGAAATAGTTGCTCTAAAGCTTGTCTTTTCCTTTATCTCATTGGATAAATACCCTATCAGAAGCGGTCCGCCTGACACAAACATACCATGAACTATTCCCGCACCAATAAGTAACAGCATTGATTTCCATGATGATTTTTCTTTTGTATCACGCTGCCTTTGCCCATATATGCTGTAAAACCCATGTATTGCAAGAAATATCACAAAAATACCCAGAAACTTGTATAATACTGCATCATATCCTGCAAGTGCGTTCTTTAGAAAAAAGCCGCCAAAGATTCCTATAGCCATGACGATGACTACCTTTTTCAACTGCTTCCAGTCTACATGTTTCCATTGTGTAACAAAGACATACACTCCGGCAAGAATACCAAGTACATTTAATATCGGCTTAGCGACATCATATCCCACCAGAATTAGGCTAGGAGGCATTGCGAGGATGGTCCCCGCAAAGCCTGTAATGCCCTGAATCACATTTGTCAGAAAAATTATTATGTAAAATAAAACAGTGTTCATTTATTTGACTCCATATTTTTCTCTGATTTCTTCAAATATATCAGCAAACTCACTATTTTTTCTGTAGAAGGCAGGTGTATAGCCAAGCTCGGCTGATACTGTTATTTCTCCGCCGTGATACTCTTCGCCTGTCCACAAATGTACCCATTCATCCTGTGGCAGATACACATCCCATTCATGCTTATCCTGCTCATAAACAGGTGCTATCAGCATATCTCTTCCAAAAAGATACTCATACTGTATGTCATAAGCTTTCGCATCAGACTCATAATGCATGAACAAAGGTCTTTGCACCGGATGTCCACTGTCTGCATTCTCTTCAACAAGTGTCTTTGTATACGGTGCAAGCATCGTGTATACATCAACGAGTCTCGCCAGCCGCTCCATGGTATCCTCATCATCGTAATACTGAAAATTGGTATCCGGTCTGTTTCCCTCATGTGTCCTCATAAATGGTGTAAACATCGCCATCTCAGCCCATCTGAGAAACAGCTCCTTTGTACGAGTATTATCAAAAAGCGATGTATAGCCTCCAATATCACTATGCGTGAGCCCACATCCCATCATTCCTGCACTAAGTGCTCCGCAGATAACAGATGCGAGTCCATCATGTATTGTAAAGTCAACAGACTGATCGCCGGCCCACAGCAATGTGCAGTATTTCTGGCTTCCTGCACCTCCGGCACGCATGAAGTAAACCACATCTCCAAGCTTTCCTGACTCTTTTACTGCCTCATAGTTACACTTTGCCCATAGCACCGGCCAGTGATTGTGCTCAATCATAGGTGATTTACCGCTGTATAAGCATATATCATCTGTAGGCAGATACTCTCCAAAGTCTGCCATCCAGCCATCAATGCCTATACCAAGTGTGTATTCTTTAATAATATCCTTAAACCACTCGAATGCCTCCGGATTTGTGAGATCCACAACTCCACAATAAAATTCACCAAAATCCACGAGATAATCACTGCCATCTGCCTTTGTTGCAAAATAGCCTTTTTCCTTGCCTTCCTTATAGAGCTCACCATCATTTACCAGATATGGATTAACATATCCCAAAAATTTTATGCCCTTTGCATTTATCTCTTTAATCTTCTTTGGCAGATCCGGATACATTTCCTTGTGGTATTTCCAGTCCCATTGGAGTCTCTTTCCGAATGATGTCACTCTCTTTCCGCACCAATCCTGGCACCATATGCCAGCTACCTTGATGTTCCTATCAAGGGTCTTATCAAGCAATCCAAATGACCTTTCATTTCCACCCTGAACACCGATTATGAGACCATTGTATACCCAATCCGGGAGCTTTGGCTGTCTTCCAAAATATGTTGTGATTCTCTCAAGCAGTTTGAGATATGTATCAGCACACTCTATGCGGATCTGCTTAGGCACCTCCCATATCTGCAGCTCATGAAAGCTGTCATTTCTGAAATCAAAATCAGCATATGCTGTTGAATCCACATGCAGATAATATTTATTTGTGGAAACAAAGGTTGGCTGTGGATAATTTGTGTTGTAATAGTCTCCTCCAGCTTTATTTTCTACATCCGAACGCCATGTAACGTAAGTTGTCTTATCACGTCCGACACCTGGTTCAGATGTCCAGATAGGAAAATTTCTTCCACGCAGATTAAAGTAAGACATCTGCTCACCGCAGCCATAGCATTTTTCCTCTTTATCCGCGGCTACCCTAAACCAGAATCGGTTAATCCTGTCATCCTTTTGTTCAAAATCAATGGTACACAGATTTTCGTCACATTTAATTTTCGCAATGATATAGCTTTCAAAGCATAGTCTGACTGTATCAGCTGTCTGAATCACATCTGTGAGCTTTAGTGGAAAACGCTCGGTAACATAATCTGTTATCTTGAAGTTACCTCTGTACATATCAACATCTTCCTGTCCTACTCCGACATAAATCATCGGTCTTTCTTTGCTATGCTCCAGAATCCTTTTTTCTCCCACAAAAAGCTGAAATTCATTATCATTTACTTTAATCTGCATTTAATAACCTCCCTAAGCTGTCTTTTTACGCTTGTTCATCTCTTTCACAATCAGAACAATTGTCTCAATCACAAATATTGCTGTTACAATAGCAATTCTTACTACATTTTTGTTCTCTGTTGCAATTCCTGCAGGCGAGAAAATGAAATACTCATATACCAGGAATGAAACAAGCCAGATTGCAAAAGCATTTTTATGCTTCCATGCTGTCATATCATAGCCATCATTTCTTGAAGCACTCTTGTCAAATACCTTTGTATTTGGTGCAATCTTGCTGCATACAAAGATGATTACAAGCATGATAACAAATGAGATAGCGTATATATACATATAATTAATTCCACTAACAGCATTTGTGAATGGTGTATCAATATGTGGGAAGATAAACTTGTAGCATGCGTAAAATGCAATATGGAATATTGTTGCACATATTGCTCCAAGCTTAGAGCCCTTCTTTGAGAACATTCCTACAAGCACCATTGTAATGATAGGAATATTATAAAAACCTGTAAAGCTTCGTCCGAAATCATAAAGTCCTGTGCTAAGCACATCAAGGAATGGTGTAAAGATAATGGCAAATGCTGCAAAGCCCCATCCAATTTTCTTTGCAAGTTTTACTGTAGCTTCCTCTGAGAGATTTGGGTTAAAAATCGGCTTATAAATATCAATCATAAATACGGTACTAGCTGCATTGAGAAATGAATTATAAGTTGAGATAATTGATCCAAACAATGCTGCACAAAACAGTCCTACAACCGGCCATGGCAATGACCTAGCTACAAGTGAAGGATATGCAAAATCCTTGCTTGTAAGACCTGGTACAAGTCTTGCTGCGATTACTCCGGGAATAACAAGAAGTAACGGTACCATCATCTTTAAAAAGCCTGAAAGTAAAACTCCCTTTTGTCCTTCCTTTAAGTTTTCAGCACCAAGTGCTCTCTGAATAAGTACTTGGTTAGTACCCCAGTAAAACAGATTTGCAAGCAGCATACCTGTAAAAATACATGCAAATGGTACAGGATCATTCTTTCCACCAATCGCATTGAGCTTTGCCGGTTCATATGTAATAACATCCTTCACACCGACAATAAATCCACCTCCGCTTAATTTTCCAACAGCTATAAAACCAAATACGACTACAAGCACTGAGCCTAAAACAAGTAAAATTCCATTGATTGTGTCTGATACAGCTACTGCTCTCATACCTCCAAGTACGGCATATAGTGCACCAATAATACCTACAAGCACTATAAGAATTGTAAGTGCCATACCCTCGCTGATTCCAAATACTGTAGCAAAATCAAAAATCTGCTCAAATGCTATAGCGCCTGCGTACAGACATACAGGAATTCCGATTACTAAATATCCAATAAGAAATAGGATAGAAACCATACGGCGTACACCAACGCCATACCTCTCCTCCATAAACTCCGGCAGCGTTGTATATCCTTTTCTAAGATACATCGGCAAAAACACAAAAGCCATAATAATTGTGGCTATAACCGCTGTTGCTTCCCATGCCATGCCTGACATATTAGCTGCATATGACTGTCCCGACAAACCTACCAGATTTTCTGCCGACAGATTCGTAAGCAGCATTGAGCCTGCAATGAAAAAACCTCCAAGTCCATTTCCGGCAAGGAAATAACCCTTTGCCGTTTTCTGGTCATCGCTATTCTTCACTATCTTTCCTGAAATAATTCCAACCAGTGCTGTGAAAAGCACAAATGTCACCAAAGTAAATACTAAATGCTCCATAAAATCCTCCAATTTAATAGAAAAAATATACATCGATTTGTTGAAACTAACTATTCACATTCAATCTCTCACATGATATACTTTTTCTGAAAATTATTTCCCACGCAACCGAAAGTACAGTAATATGTCCAGTATTCAGTCTTTCGGTCACGTGGTTTTTTTAATAATAAAGTTCCTTATTCTCTCCAAGCAATCCAGGATATGCCCCTTGTTTTATCAATGGTTCTCTATCGGGATGTGCTATTACCCACTTATTTCTTTGCAAAAGCAGTCTCTCTTCTCCTATAGCAGTTTCATCTGTCCCTCCATTATTGAGTGGTGTATTGGTTCCCCTTGGAAGAATCACAACATCCTTAAATCCAATATCTGACACCCTGCATGGTGATAGATGAAGTGTCGTCTGGTACATCTCTATTGCTGTACCCTTTTCCACAAAAAATACCTTTGCATCTTCAATACGGTATGTATTGTCTTTTATCTCCCAGGTATGTCCCAGCACCAGCATAAAGTCAGTTACCGCTATATTGATTTCGCTGCCCTTATGGTACTCAAAACCATTGTATGTGGTGTTTCTGCCATTACAGTAGCCTATCTGTATAGGCATCTCTCCATATATACGATTTTTAAAAAACTCTGCTATATGTGTACGTTCAAGCTCTTCTACTGAAGCCACATATATATTTCCTTTCTCAGGAATTACAGTATTTTGTTCCATAAATGAGATAAGTTCGTTGCAATTGATATTTGAAATCACCCTTCCGTAGGTTTCAAAACATGGATCAGTGACACTGTATATAGTCACAGAATTTTTTTCATTCAAATGTTTTAACATATTTCCCCCACTTATCTTTGCATTGCCTTGACAGCCTTTATAGTAGCGCAGAAATCTTCTTTTCCAAAGCCAAGTTCCATTGCCTTGTCATATACCTGCTTTGCAGCGTTTTCTCCTTGAAGCTTTAATCCACTCTCCTTTGCCATATTCATGCAGATATTCACATCCTTGTACATGTTTTCAATCGAAAAGGCAGTGGTGTAATCCTCATTTTTGATTGGCACATTTTTGGAATCCAGATAAAAGTTCTGTCCACCGCCATATGAGATAGCTGTAGTATAGCTTTCTATATCTATTCCATATGCCCTTGCAAGTGTCAGTGTCTCATTTACACCATTTTGAATCTGTGATACAAGCGCGTTATGGCAGATTTTCATGACCAGACCTTTTCCGTTTCCACCCATCCTGATGATATTTTCTCCCATATAGGAAAGAATCGGCATAGCCTTCTCACATGCTTTTTCATCTCCACCGACATATATTCCGAGCTTTCCTGCAATAGCAGCAGGCTTCGATTTCACAACCGGTGCGTCCACAAACTCTGCGCCCGTCTTCTTTACCATTTCAGAAATCTCCACAGAAACAGATGGATCTATCGTGCTCATATCAATACAGAGCTTTGTATCATCAAGTGCCGGTAAAACCTCCTTATAAACAGCCATCGAATGCTCTGACTTTGGAACCATTGATATAATTACGTCTGATTTTTCTGCCAGCTTAAGCGAACTGCTGCAGCCGATTGCACCCTTGCTCTCCAATAGCTCTACCTTCTCCTTTACGAAATCAAATACATATACCTCATCATCATGCTTCTTCACTATATTCTCACTCATGGACTCCCCCATGATTCCGAGTCCTACAAATCCAATTTTCATTGCCTACAAACACCTCCCTGTTTCATCTATTCTGTAACTGTATTATCCCATGCATTCTGGAATGTCTCAAGTCCCTGTCTGGTATATGCATGTTTGATACTGTCCTTGTATACTGCAAGGCCTGTTGTAACGATATCTGCTCCTGCAACCGCACAGTCTACAATCTGCTTAGGTGTACGGATAGCCGCACAGATAATCTGTGTCTTTCCCTTATATCCGTAATTGTCATAGATATCTGAAATAGCCTGAATGTACGCTTTACAATCCTCTCCATTTGCCTCTTTCCAGCCGATGAAAGGTGAAACAAAAAGCGAATTATTCTTTGCCGGCAGAATAGCCTGTGCTGGTGAGAATACGAGTGTCACATTTGTTCTGATTCCCTCTGCCTCGAGTCTTCTTGCTGCCTGAATACCGGCCTCTGTGCACGGAATCTTGATAACAAAGTTGCTGCAGATAGCTGAAATCTTTCTTGCCTCTGCTACCATCTCATCTGCATCATCAAGGTGTGGGTTGATTTCAACGGAAATAGGGAATTTCTCGTATCCCTCGATTCCTTCCGCCTTAACCCAGTCTGCCATCTCACTGATTACAGTAAGGAAAGGCTTTCCGCTTACCATTATGTGGCGTGGATTTGTTGTCACTCCATCAATACCAAATGTATGGTAGGCCTCCTTGATTTCTTCGATTTTTGCACTGTCCAGAAAATACTTCATGATTGCTTCCTCCTTGATAGTTAGTTAAATTTGTTAATTAATTGTTGTAAAAAATATAAGCCGTTATGTTTTTCTCTTGGCTTCTGTTTGTATTATATTACTATAGCATTGACTTTTCAATAGTATATAACGTTGCAAAAGCATTTTCAGCTATTTGTTTAAATTTATTAATCATTTTTTGTGCAATATGCAATAGCCATAAAAAATAAGCAGATAAAACTACTTTTTATTATAAAAAACCACCCGGAACTTTTTTTGCGTTCCGAGCGGTTTTTTAGTTAATCCTGTGATTGTACAGCTCTATCCTTATATGTCAGCTATTATTATCTACTTGCTACAGCTCTTCCTCTACCATGCTCTTCTCTCTGTTGAACGCATCATAGATACATGGAATTACTATAAGCGTAAGGATGGTTCCGTATACGAGACCTCCTATTATTGCGATTGCCATCGGCTTTATCATATCTGAGCCATCTCCGATACCTATCGCTGATGTAAACATTGCAAGTATGGTGGTCATCGCTGTCATCAGTATTGGACGAAGCCTTGTACGGCCTGCGTCTATGATTGCCTCATGCTTGCTCATGCCCTCTCTCCTAGCCTGATTGATGTAATCAATGAGCACGATTCCATTATTTACAATGAGACCTGCCAGCATGATAAAGCCAAGCATTGATATGATTCCGAGCTCATTTCCCGTGATGAAAAGAGCTATAAAGCCTCCTGTAAACGCAAGAGGTATACAGAACATGATAATAAACGGTGAAAGCAATGACTGGAACTGCGCCACCATGATAAGATAGATAAATATCACTGCAAGCACAAGCATAAGTCCAAGCTGACTCATTGACTCATTTATTGTCTCATCCTCGCCCTCCATATCTATTGAATAGCCATCAGGAATACTAAGTTTATTAATTTTTGATTTAATTTTATCGCTTAGTAATGTTACATTATGGTTTTCATCAACCGCACCTGATACTGTAATATATCTTGTCTGAGCATCTCGATGAATGGTACTCAGTGTCTGTTCCTGCGAAATAGTGCAGATATCACTGAGCGGAATCTCCTTTTCACTGCCATCATTATCCTTATAGGTAAATGTAAGGTTTTTGATGTCGTCCACAGTCACATCAGACTGCTCTGCAGATTGTAAGTATACCTCATAGTCCTTTATGTCGGTCGTAATGGTTGTTGCGCTCTTTTGAGATGATATCTCACCGGATACGAGCTGGTATACCTGAGCCACCGTATAGCCATACTTTGCTGCTTTTTCCTTATCCACAGTTATCTTAAGCTCATTGATTGTATCTCCAAGACCGTCATCTATATCTGTCACTCCATTTGTGTCCTTAAGGATATCTGCCACATCACCTGCAAGCTTCTGCAGCTTGTCTATATCATTACCCTTAATCCTGACAGAGAGACCACTTCCGAAAAACTCTGATGAGTCCATAGCCTGCGAAGATGCTGTTACCTTACAGTCCAGATTCTTTGTGAGTTTTTCAATTTCATCTATTACCTTATCCGATGAAACATCCGACTTCTCATCAAGCAATATATACATGCTCACGCTGTCGCTTCCTGAGCTCATCAGGTTCATGGTCGAGCTGCCGCCTGCTGTAGCTCCTATTGTGTCTATGCCCTTTATATCAGATATTTTGTCCATGACCTTATCAGACAGCTCTGTAAGCTGCTTGAAGTCAAGCTTTTCGTCATCCTTTGCCTCTATGGTAAGTGAAATCTGATTTGACTCCATGTCCATATCCATAAATGTCATTCCCCTTGACATGCAAAGTGCGCCACTGCCGACTAAAAGCACTACTGCCGCAATAAATACCACCGGCTTAAATCTAAGACATGTGCCGAGCACATTTCCATACCAGTTCTTAAAACGTTCAAACCATGGATGCTTTATATCCTTCGTCTTTTTGAGCATGCCTGAAGCAATTGCCGGTACAAATGTGAGTGCCACTACAAGAGATGCCATAAGAGTAAACGCTACCGTAAGTGCCAAATCTACAAAGAGCTGTCTCGTGATTCCATCAGTAAAAATGATTGGCGCGTACACACTTACCGTGGTAAGTGTAGAGGCAAAAATGGCTCCTGCCACCTGATTTGCACCCTCAACAGCCGCCTTCTTTACCGAATATCCTTCTCCCCTTAATCTGTAGATATTCTCTATTACTACAATTGAATTATCCACCAGCATTCCTATTCCAAGCACAAGTCCCGACATTGAAATGATATTTAAGGTGATATCCGTAAAATACATAAGCACCACTGCCACAATAACCGATAGTGGTATAGATGCTGCGATAACAAGTGTCGGCTTTATATCCTTTAAGAACAAAAGCAATACGAAAATGGCAAGTATTGCTCCCACTATCATATTCTGCATCACACTTTTTACAACCATGTCGATGTATACGCCCTGGTTCATAAGCACTGTGGCGTGTAATCCGTCATTTTCCTTTTCCAGCGAATCAAGCTTGTCCAAAAGACGGTCTGTGACATCTCCTGTAGAGTAGCCGGTCTGCTTCTCCATGGAGAGTATTATTCCGGGATTACCGTTGACTATCGCATATGTCTCATCCGAGTTGTCAGTCATCTCAACATCTGCCACATCACCGACATGAATAGGAGCTATTCCATCAAGCTTCATATCCATAAGCACTAGATTTGTTAAATCATCAATTGATTTTATCTCATCTCCCACCTGTACTATGTACTGCGTGCCATTTGAATCATTTACATAGCCTGCAGGCATATCAAAGTTCTGTGCGACGAGCAGCTGCGAGAGTGAGTCAATTGTTAAAACTGCATTTAAGTTTGACTTGTCAAGTGCATCATCCTTACTCTTTTCAAGCTCCTTCTTTGAGCTGTCAAGAGATGCCGCTGCTGTTGCAAGCTGTGCCGACTGCTGTCCTATGCTTATCGAGCTTATAGCTGCCTGACTGTTTAGATTATCATAGGCATCTAAAAGTGCTGTCTCTCCTTGTGCTATCTGGTCAAGCCCGCTTTGGCACTGCTCTATACCTGTATTCACCTGAATGAGAGTCTGTGCTATCGCTGACGCTGCCGCAGGCAGATCATCTGCTGTGTTTACGGTGATTCCAAGCGCCGAGAGACCTGAAAACTGTGTTGCAATCTGCTTATTAACCTGCTCAAGCTGCGCTTTGAGTGCTGTGCCCGCTTCACCCGGTGCATTTGCGCCCTCTTTGAGTGACGGAATTGTCTTTGTATATGTATCACTAT
It encodes the following:
- a CDS encoding fucose isomerase, giving the protein MTKFQVAYVPVGVPTFHLESAQKEFEKSIDLLNTITDAAIVPDKMLLSIQDLTNFLDTIEPSLIILQNITFANAAYASEVLKRFSCPVLLWTLREPVIDGGRLRLNSLTGAYSAGNALAAFRDGNFEYIFGAPQEERTKKTISACIRAAWLKNELKNLRIASVGHTPQGFGFGRAMDADMQKVFGATLESIEVRELIDMAKGYTDDECSEYLDKMTKCTVGLDKTPDNNRKDFARLCKAYKEYVDENNIGALSSRCWPDFFTAFGTPVCGVLAMLNDMGVAASCEADTYGALSMYMGMKLSEQAVFFGDPVSLDESENTITFWHCGTAACSIAREDTGATIGVHPNRKIGPVMDFGCKAADKVTVFRVGQKADGSFRFFVTTGSALDKPKQFCGTSIVVRTDKNSYDIVNQSVKDGWEPHFVVIYGDCSDELKVLGHMLEIEVCEY
- a CDS encoding sulfite exporter TauE/SafE family protein yields the protein MNTVLFYIIIFLTNVIQGITGFAGTILAMPPSLILVGYDVAKPILNVLGILAGVYVFVTQWKHVDWKQLKKVVIVMAIGIFGGFFLKNALAGYDAVLYKFLGIFVIFLAIHGFYSIYGQRQRDTKEKSSWKSMLLLIGAGIVHGMFVSGGPLLIGYLSNEIKEKTSFRATISTVWIILNSMILVQDICAGMWNAGLVMTQCISIPFLIAGMAAGSVLVKRMSQEIFMKLTYILLFISGILLMVK
- a CDS encoding alpha-glucosidase, which encodes MQIKVNDNEFQLFVGEKRILEHSKERPMIYVGVGQEDVDMYRGNFKITDYVTERFPLKLTDVIQTADTVRLCFESYIIAKIKCDENLCTIDFEQKDDRINRFWFRVAADKEEKCYGCGEQMSYFNLRGRNFPIWTSEPGVGRDKTTYVTWRSDVENKAGGDYYNTNYPQPTFVSTNKYYLHVDSTAYADFDFRNDSFHELQIWEVPKQIRIECADTYLKLLERITTYFGRQPKLPDWVYNGLIIGVQGGNERSFGLLDKTLDRNIKVAGIWCQDWCGKRVTSFGKRLQWDWKYHKEMYPDLPKKIKEINAKGIKFLGYVNPYLVNDGELYKEGKEKGYFATKADGSDYLVDFGEFYCGVVDLTNPEAFEWFKDIIKEYTLGIGIDGWMADFGEYLPTDDICLYSGKSPMIEHNHWPVLWAKCNYEAVKESGKLGDVVYFMRAGGAGSQKYCTLLWAGDQSVDFTIHDGLASVICGALSAGMMGCGLTHSDIGGYTSLFDNTRTKELFLRWAEMAMFTPFMRTHEGNRPDTNFQYYDDEDTMERLARLVDVYTMLAPYTKTLVEENADSGHPVQRPLFMHYESDAKAYDIQYEYLFGRDMLIAPVYEQDKHEWDVYLPQDEWVHLWTGEEYHGGEITVSAELGYTPAFYRKNSEFADIFEEIREKYGVK
- a CDS encoding solute:sodium symporter family transporter; protein product: MEHLVFTLVTFVLFTALVGIISGKIVKNSDDQKTAKGYFLAGNGLGGFFIAGSMLLTNLSAENLVGLSGQSYAANMSGMAWEATAVIATIIMAFVFLPMYLRKGYTTLPEFMEERYGVGVRRMVSILFLIGYLVIGIPVCLYAGAIAFEQIFDFATVFGISEGMALTILIVLVGIIGALYAVLGGMRAVAVSDTINGILLVLGSVLVVVFGFIAVGKLSGGGFIVGVKDVITYEPAKLNAIGGKNDPVPFACIFTGMLLANLFYWGTNQVLIQRALGAENLKEGQKGVLLSGFLKMMVPLLLVIPGVIAARLVPGLTSKDFAYPSLVARSLPWPVVGLFCAALFGSIISTYNSFLNAASTVFMIDIYKPIFNPNLSEEATVKLAKKIGWGFAAFAIIFTPFLDVLSTGLYDFGRSFTGFYNIPIITMVLVGMFSKKGSKLGAICATIFHIAFYACYKFIFPHIDTPFTNAVSGINYMYIYAISFVIMLVIIFVCSKIAPNTKVFDKSASRNDGYDMTAWKHKNAFAIWLVSFLVYEYFIFSPAGIATENKNVVRIAIVTAIFVIETIVLIVKEMNKRKKTA
- a CDS encoding DUF4867 family protein, translated to MLKHLNEKNSVTIYSVTDPCFETYGRVISNINCNELISFMEQNTVIPEKGNIYVASVEELERTHIAEFFKNRIYGEMPIQIGYCNGRNTTYNGFEYHKGSEINIAVTDFMLVLGHTWEIKDNTYRIEDAKVFFVEKGTAIEMYQTTLHLSPCRVSDIGFKDVVILPRGTNTPLNNGGTDETAIGEERLLLQRNKWVIAHPDREPLIKQGAYPGLLGENKELYY
- a CDS encoding NAD(P)-dependent oxidoreductase — its product is MKIGFVGLGIMGESMSENIVKKHDDEVYVFDFVKEKVELLESKGAIGCSSSLKLAEKSDVIISMVPKSEHSMAVYKEVLPALDDTKLCIDMSTIDPSVSVEISEMVKKTGAEFVDAPVVKSKPAAIAGKLGIYVGGDEKACEKAMPILSYMGENIIRMGGNGKGLVMKICHNALVSQIQNGVNETLTLARAYGIDIESYTTAISYGGGQNFYLDSKNVPIKNEDYTTAFSIENMYKDVNICMNMAKESGLKLQGENAAKQVYDKAMELGFGKEDFCATIKAVKAMQR
- a CDS encoding transaldolase family protein, with protein sequence MKYFLDSAKIEEIKEAYHTFGIDGVTTNPRHIMVSGKPFLTVISEMADWVKAEGIEGYEKFPISVEINPHLDDADEMVAEARKISAICSNFVIKIPCTEAGIQAARRLEAEGIRTNVTLVFSPAQAILPAKNNSLFVSPFIGWKEANGEDCKAYIQAISDIYDNYGYKGKTQIICAAIRTPKQIVDCAVAGADIVTTGLAVYKDSIKHAYTRQGLETFQNAWDNTVTE